The DNA sequence ATAGCTTTTACCAATTACACCCCAAGGAGTTCCCGACAAAACATTGTTAAACGCAGTCCCGGTGTGTATGTGAGAGACCCCAGCCGAAAGTAAACTCATTTTCTCATGCTTTAATGTGGAGACACCATATATTTTAACAGaaacctttttttgttgtcgttgtagCCTGCGCACACTGTTTAATTAAATGGTGAGAAACGCTTATAGAATGCTATAGGTACAAATGGGATATACATACGTGAAAGTACAGATACGTGCGCACGTATGTGGTCTCCCCACACTGCTTCGCCCTGGGTTACGCATACTCGACAACTTCCTAGCTCGTTGAGAATTACCTCTCTACGAGGTGGAAAACCTTCCTCAAACTCACACACAAGGAATTCCCTCCCTTTACAGTGGGAATATTCACTGCTTTCGTTTATCACAAACTATAATAAgtgtcaaacaaacaattgattagttttcctttccacaaagATATGCACGCTACACGCGAGTCACTACGAAGTGGAACATACTATCCTAGACTTTTCAACAGTCGGCGATTACTTCACACAAAATACGCTCAATGTGACAAGATAGTTAtgccaacaccaacacataCTCTCTACGGAAATAGTATCGGTTATCTCATGAGcagtttgtgtgtgcatgaTGCTACGAATATTATGAGGGGATATATGTGCGCGCGTATTAGAAGAGGGTAAATGGACGTACAAGCAAAAAGATGTTATCGCGTATAAGCCTTAAAAAACTATGACCTcggaataaagaaaagagtcaTGGGTTTTAGAGCCCAGCTTTCATTCAAAGTAACGTGCTgtataaaaaaggaataaaaaaacaacgaccACCAAATATGGTCGGTATGGATCCACTGTTTTGGTTACTCTGCGGCTCAGTCGATTTCATATCCACTGCTTTTTCAGTTTTAGTCTGTGGTCCCTTAATGGTCGGCTTCTCTTGGCCAACTTTTTCGGTCACATTATCTGATGTTTCGGTCGTGGGCTTCTCTTTGGGTTTCTCTTTAGATTCCTTCTCAGTACTTGCTCGTGCTGGTGCTGATACGGTAGCAGCCTGTTTGTGCTCCTGGCTTGAAACGAGTACAATGTGTAAGGGCAGTTTGCTACAGTCGTGGCCAGGTGCACTGAGCACAGATTTCTGAAGCTCCTCTTGCTTCTTTATAATTTCCTCCAGGGTACCTCTGGTACACGTGTAGTAAGTTGGAGTTTCCCCAGTTATGTTGAGCTGCACAGGACAAGAGTCTCCAGCGGTCTTTTTGGCATCATCTTCCGAACTCTCTTTACATCCTTTCTTCATTGCGTCTTTCACAGATGACGCCAGCCGCGGACAAAGATGCTCGGTACTGTGTCGGTCTCTGCAGGGTACACCATAAGGCACCAAAACCGTCACTTCAACGAGGTCTTCGCCAGCAGAAAGCATTGAACAGGTCGAGaacacacacagaaataaCAGCACTTTCCCCATCATTCCGTAACTAAAggtcaaaaaagaaaaggtatcATCATAGAAACAACTACTCTACCTCACACAACGTACCCGCCATACGAACGTACGGTGGAAAGCAGGATAGGCAATCTTTTACCCTCACTCTGGTCTTTCAGAAGCATAAAACACTTGCTTGTTACTGAGCATACAATACAACCCAAACACAATGCAATCACTTAGTCACCGACGTCCAATGGCAATATTAACGCGCTTAGTGCCGTCAAACGAACTTGCAAACAACACTTTCATTACTTGCCCACCAAAGCAGAAAGGGCGCCGGAAGGAAATGTACATCCGTTACACGGAAGCTGGGGTCACTGCGGCACACTTCACGCGGAACTAAAGCTGCTTCTCCCCACCGCCGCAATACCTTTACCTATTTAAGAGCGTATATGCTAAAGAAGTGCATCTGCCCTGTTTGTGgcaccccctcccccaagTTCAAATACAAATTATAGTAATAACGGGCAAAAACAAACCGGTGAATGAATAAACGAGTTTGTACATAATGGCAGGGGCCGgagataaaaataaaaattgaaATGTGTAACTTACAACGTGTGAGGTGTAACTTTTGACTCAATTACCACTTCTTTTgtcgtcattattattgctattaaAACGGTGTGCATCAGAAAATATGACTTTCCAATCTTCGTGTACACTACTAAAGCCAAGAGAAAGTATGTTATAAGCGGTGTCGGAGGTCTCCACAATTTTCCTGCTTTACAATCCGCTGCACACGTGGCAGATGCAGCTTCACTATCTGCTACCCCTGATTTTCCCATGCTTCAATCTTTTGGTTTTGTCTTCGCGTACCCGATGGCTGAAGCAAACCCCGTCTCGTTGCTGTTCCTTCAGTCGCAGTTCCACGTTAATGTCAGCACTCTTGCGCTGTTCTACAGTTTTTCAAAACTCGTTTTACTCACactgtttatatattttttattttcaatgtGGCTTCTATCCCGCCGTCTCGGAAAACATAGCACATTATACTGTTTTAGTGGGCCTTCCAACACCTTGGGCTTGAACTGCTCGACATCCATGTAGTGGCCGGCACTACCTGTGTCACATGAAGCCATTAACACGTGCATGCACTCGCCCAAAACGTGACTCTCCGCCACTGCGCTTTTCCGCAACCTTTGAGTTCACGCAACACTCGTTACCAAGGTACCCTAAGGTTTTCAAGATCACCCTGTCCCCAGCCGTCTCGCAGAATTGAAACTGGGGAAATCTGCTCCAATTTCCACGTTCCTTGTCTTGGAGCCCTGCTCCGAGGCGCCGCAGCTAACCACATTACTTAAGCCGCTTCAGTGGGAACACAGTATCTTTTCATCCGACGATATGTTGTCatactttgttttattcgcTGACTATTACCCAGCCTTCCAACTCCAAAGTTTGTTGGTACTCGGCCCCCTCCCGGTATCCAAGCCCAGGAGGCACTaacctttttttcgttgctcACGACCGGTACCCTCGACTCCGAGACGTAAGCGGCAAACTCAATTCATCCTGTCGCGTGCGCTGCCATCTTTGCTTCAACCCTCTCCGTTCCCCCCTTTCACCCCCTCGCCTGGATTTGGCAGTAGCGTTAAAGATCTTGCTTTGCCTCCTTCGCTATTTACACACACTGGAACAGTTAACCTCGGGCAAGTCCCCGATTTTGCTTAGCCAACTATCTTACATTACTGACAGGACATCATATTTATGCAGCATCCTCAGTAGCACGTCACCGTGGGGATTCATTTGTATGTGCGCTGCCCTGTATGAAACCACTAAATGCTGTAGAAAACAGTGCTAACGATAGCATTCTCATTTTCATCCCACTACAACCGCCTCCGGCCAAATTTAACAAAGTTAGTAATGCTCTCAAAATAACAGGCCTATTAGACTCCCAACCCCGCCTAATTAATGCCAGACCGAATGAATATGACCCCATTGAAGCGTGGTGCAGGTAGATGTATAACTTTCCTACCGCCCTTTCTGCTGTGCTGAACAGCTTTCTCCTTCAAGTTTCGGTTGTGTCTGTGGCACCTCCATCTTTTCAACTCCCTACGTGCAACACACCCGCCACAGCCCCTCTCGTCTCCATTTTATCCTGAAAAAGCCGCTGTTTTAACCCCCAACACCTCCATAGCAACAGGATACCCAAACAAACTTTTTTTGACAGTAAAAAGAGAATGCCCACGGTGGCCTGATGACGGCGCGAAGCGCTCCGTttagtctttttttctttttattactCCTTACCTTCAAACTCGTCTTCCACAGGCGATGTTGATGTTTCCCTTGAGTCTCGCACGTTATTACCCGACGTCAAATTGCTATGTGGATGGGCCTCTACCGAATGAATAGCACCTTTGGGACTGGGAGGATCGGCACTACCTCCGTCTGGCATTGCAACGGTTTTTGTCAACATTCTCCAGTTTTGTGTCGTGCAAAACGTGCCGGTGTCGCGAGGCAGTTTGCCTTCATTGTTTTTCCATCTTAGGCCGTGTATTTTTACACCTGCGGTTGCTAAAAAGAGAGTTCGCTTCCACCCTTGCTGCGACGTCTGCATTATCCACTTTTAGTAGGCGAAACGTCATTTTGGTTGGCACAATCAACCGTAAACCATCTCTCCGGCTGCTTAAATAGGGCCCCCGCCTTCTCTTCAAACGTGCAATTGCACTTTTGCGGCTCAGCGGCCCTTCCCAAAACCAGCAAGTTTACATAATACTGCGCTGCCACGCTCAGCATAGAGAAACCCTCGCTCTCTCTTagccacacaaaaacacaccaGAGCAAACGTGTCACCCAACGCATGTAAGCAACATGTGCAGTTAACagtttaatatatatatatatatatatatatatacttattcCATTATGTGATGTTTAAACGTCCCGTGCGTACCACTGCTACATTTTTTCCAACCTTACTGAGCATTAAATTTAATAATAACTTTCTTTCCTAGACAGACAACTCTCTCACGCTCCAATAACCCAACCCAACGAACCCCCTTCCTCTATCCGATTTTCCCACATTATCTCCCACAAGCGAAGTGGGGGAAAGGCCCTGCGCTTGTGCATGGGCAGTTTCTTGTAGGCACGGGAATTCGGTGCGACTGCGTGCGACCCTGTCAACGATGCTGCTATGCACTTTAGGGAAATAAACATATGAAGCTGGTATGTTTATAGAAGTTGGGGGATGTATAAATGTGGAAATATTACAAGTTGCGCATGTTGGCTGAAAAGAAGTACATTGAACGATACCCTTGTGGTTTTAAAGAAGGAGTATCATCGAAGGTAATGAATAGTAAATGGGTGGTGCCAACGCTTGGGACCTTTGTTGGCCAACAGGGCCGCGCTCCAGCCCCGTCACTACTCGCACAGGTCGAGGAATTGGAACCAGGAACTTGCTTTCCGGTTAGGGGGCAGCCGACAGAATAGCACAGCATCTTGTTTCCTCCTGCATCAGCTGCTCTACTGTCCGCATTTTGATTTCCAAGCATTCCACAAGCAACCGTTCCGCTCACTGCGTTTTTTGGCGACGTCGTGGGCGTCAATCAAACCCCTATAAAATCTAACGGGGTGGCCGCTCTGCTTtctcaaaggggaaaaaacatctTGCTGCGCTTCGCATCTACTTAAATAAGCTACCATGTCCACCAGACCCTCCTCGAGGGAATCCGGAAGTGGACTGCCTACATTCCAATAACCAACACAAATTTGTTTAAACCATGTAGATGACCTCCCTAAAAGAATACAAAATGATACAGAAGAGAAGTACCGCCCTAAGATagaaaaagcacaaaagacAATGGAGCACGAAACAGACCTCGCAGCAGTTACCCTCATATTAACACGGCGCCAACGTCGATGACACAACGGAGGATATACTCCTTTTAAACGAAAATCGGGGCACACAATCACCCCAACAAGCAGCTGTAGCGGACACGTATCGTTACAACATGCAAACAAGATTAACCACTTGAGATCTAAATGAATCAAACGAAGATGGTACAGACACAAAAACCACTTGTTTCATACTTCCTTTAGATCactaacagaaaaaatacatcCCTGGACATCATATGACGTGACATGACATCCACTTCAACGGTGTGAATTTCAAAAACGGCATATACATGTATAGCCATGATGATATTGCATgttaaataataaaataatatagCTCGCTAATGATCGCTCacactcaaaaaaataagtaaataaatgttTATATGTTTGCCCATTACTCTACGACAATTagtgaaatttaaaaaatatataacctATGCTGACAGTAACTGGAGCAGTCCAAGACCCATCAACAGGTAAAGTAACCGATGCACCCGCACGCCCCCATCGGAGATAACAACGAGTTTCAATGACGCGCAGTTTTCATTCATCTCGTTTCCAATACCCTCAGCAATATCTTTAAGCAGAGAGGGTGATCTCCCCTCCGGTGACAGTTGAGATACCGCGATCACATTGTTATTAAGATAAAGAGACCGCAGCTCACTCCCGCTCAGTTGCCGATTATACAGGAGCACGTTCTTCACAACTACACCATCACCTGCTGCCACATCCTGTACGCCAGGATGACCAACGAAGAAGCGGGAGATGTTAAGCAGTTTACCAGCACCTGTAACTATGGTGTCCATATCAGGCAGGTGCTTTCCATCAAGATGAGCGAAAACCTTCCCAGCACTCAACGTGAGCGCAACCTGGTGGATCCCATTCGTACCGGGAGACTGCTCGTCTTCTACCGCACCCGAAACCTGACCAGCGCCATGCCGGCAAACATCCTTCACAAGGGATAGCGTAATGTACTTGCTGGTCTGTCCATCATGCGTCACAAACCCCACCAACGACGTCTCATTCTGCGTGATTTCCGCAAGTTGCACTGTCACCACAAGCGTAAAGTGAGTATTAGCAAAGTGATAACGTTGGTCCTGCCCCTGCTCGCTCACGGGCCATGACACACTGCTGTCATTCTTGCCACTTAGCTGCAATCCATCATCAATAACGGCAGCACCACCCACACTAGCGTTCACGCACTGGTAAGCGTCAGACCACACAGTTCCGACTGCGGGCCCAGCAAGCAGGCCAACGAGACCGGCAGTGGGGATCCCAGTGCAGGTGGTTTCATCGGTGACATCTGAAGAACACGTACCAGCCAGCAGTCTGTCTTGTGCTTTCCACAGCCTTACGGTCGACCGGATAAGCTCAAGTTCATCAACGAGGTGTACAAGGTGTAGGCtgacaacaccaacaatgCTCTCTTCATGCAGGCAGTGTAACTCCCCAGTCTTTGTGTACAACAGGGAGCTATATGGACTGCTGTCATCACCCACAGAAATCTGTCCAACGAAGAACACACGGTTACCATCAGTCAACCACAGTTGCAGCCGATCACGTATCCACTTGCCATGAATATTCTTTGGCTGGGTGACAAGCATCACAGGCACATCGTCAACGGTTACTTTGATCGAACTACCCGAGCTGCCTGGTTGGTTACGTTCCGGTGAGTTGCCAATAACGCGAGAAATGGTTCCTAGTGATTCAACCCAAGTTGCCCCCATGTCACTAGATTCGAACACCTTGCGGTACCCGGCATCAACGTATCTTCCAACCTTGTCTGTCCTCCCATTGAGCAGAAGCCTCTCGCCCCACCACACAATGGAGGACTCAGTTGTGCCAATAGGAGTTGCACCCTTGCTAAACTCCCACGTCTTCCCGTCATCATCAGAATATAATATCATTGCAGTGAGATAATTTTCGGCATCTAGGATCTGCACGGGGAATACAACCGTACCATTCGGCGTCACGATACCGTTACCCACACCACCAAGGTACTGAATGGGTGAACGGC is a window from the Trypanosoma brucei brucei TREU927 chromosome 8, complete sequence genome containing:
- a CDS encoding trans-sialidase, putative, which codes for MASYMLLLVAIVWHCCSVLVVDAKEGTTREMFLGGGLWVVNEGCLSVGKDPKSTYRGSRRCILEPKDTSPNIRKEGMKDVHSFRIPSLIEVDGVIIGIADCRYTSSEDFAFIDTVARYSADGGRTWKTEIIFENARVNKDHSRVVDPTVVVKNNTVFVLVGRYNNSKTWWTGQANGDDWDILMYKGTVQKTVDESGNASATIVWKDPQYLKSLLGTVGKINGRSPIQYLGGVGNGIVTPNGTVVFPVQILDAENYLTAMILYSDDDGKTWEFSKGATPIGTTESSIVWWGERLLLNGRTDKVGRYVDAGYRKVFESSDMGATWVESLGTISRVIGNSPERNQPGSSGSSIKVTVDDVPVMLVTQPKNIHGKWIRDRLQLWLTDGNRVFFVGQISVGDDSSPYSSLLYTKTGELHCLHEESIVGVVSLHLVHLVDELELIRSTVRLWKAQDRLLAGTCSSDVTDETTCTGIPTAGLVGLLAGPAVGTVWSDAYQCVNASVGGAAVIDDGLQLSGKNDSSVSWPVSEQGQDQRYHFANTHFTLVVTVQLAEITQNETSLVGFVTHDGQTSKYITLSLVKDVCRHGAGQVSGAVEDEQSPGTNGIHQVALTLSAGKVFAHLDGKHLPDMDTIVTGAGKLLNISRFFVGHPGVQDVAAGDGVVVKNVLLYNRQLSGSELRSLYLNNNVIAVSQLSPEGRSPSLLKDIAEGIGNEMNENCASLKLVVISDGGVRVHRLLYLLMGLGLLQLLSA